gggctggcagcccccctgcccgtggGGCAAAAACGGCAGGAGAGACCCCCTTCCCCCGTACCCCAGTTTTTACTGGGGTTTTTGGCAGGCCTGGGAGGGTGCTccctgtttggggggggggggggttgatgaGGGGGTTCTGCAAGGATGGGCATCAGGTGGGCACCCCACTataggacacacacacacacacccccccccagcaggcaCAGTGATGATACGGGGAGCACGGTGAAGTGGGGGTGCAGGGACACCCCGGGATGGGCAGAGAAGGAGTTTTAACGGCATCTTGGCAGAAATGGGGAAGAACTGGGTTCGCgagaggaggaaaaggcagcGCCGGGAGAAACAAAGGGTTAAAAGCAGCGCGGAGGAGGAGAGGTGAAGGCCGAGGGCTGgcggaaagggggggggaggatgggggggggggggggggaagagagagggaggagggaggttggggAGAGGGAGCGCGGCTCTGCGAGAACATCCTGTACCCTCCTGGTAAAAAcagccccggcgggggggggcaggcggggggggggggggggggggggcgggcaaaAACCTTCCAATCCCGGCCCCCCCGCCGTGTACGGGGAAGACACTGGGGCTTCCTCGTGGAGTAGGCGGGGATGGGGGTGCAAAGTGGGGTGCAACGCTGGTGATGGGGTGAGACTTGAggagggggggccctggggtgcccCCCCTGCCCAAAGCCCCCCGTCCCCAAAGCCCCTTCGGCCTCATACTCCTCCTCGTTTCCTTTTAACCCAGGGGGGGAGCCTGTGCAAAGCAGGGTGGGTGGATGGGGCACCCCAATGCTTGCACCCCTCCATCACCCAGGGTGAACTgaggtccccggggggggggggccacacccctcatgccccccccccccagctccaaacAGGGTGCAGAGAGGGACACCAGCATCACCCCAACAGCTGGAATGGGGTTGCACCGTTGCCATACAAAGTGGGGTACGCTCCTCGGTGATGGGGTgatattggggggggggcagctgggggtgcCACCCGTGATGCCCCCATACTCCTCCTCATTGCCTTTTaactaagggggggggggaccctgTGCAAAGCAGGGTGGAGGATGGGGCACCCCAGTGGTTGCACCCCTCCATCACCCAGGGTGAAGTAAGGTCCCTGGTGGGGAGTTCATCCCtccccgtgtcccgtcccccccaattccaaggagctggggggggggggggggggcgggaaggggatGCAGCCCCTTTGCCAGGACCTCGTTGCAGCAAAATCCACTTGCACAAGGATGCCCTGTTCACACcaacccctcccagcccagggTGCCCCCACCCTGGTGTGGggtgtcgttcccccccccccccccgtccccagggctggcagcaccccACACGCGCCGGGGGCCCCTTCCTGTGTTTGTTAAGACGCCGTGAGTCAGGCGTCTGGTTTTCGGTTTAAGCCAATATTTACCAGCCCGGAGCTGCCAAAATAAAGCCACCGCTTCACCAGTAAATATAGGGCcgagatggggagggggggggggggggaggcacacCCGTTCATGCGTTTCATCGTGTCCCCCCCCTCTAGCACAGCCACCCCATTCCCACCTCTCCAGTATCCCCATCCTCCTCTTGCCAGCATAGGGACACCCCGAAaatggggacaccccaaaattccTATCATATACACCAGGAGCTGGCCCAGgctgtgcctcccccctcccacccccccccgcccaataCTCTCCCCCCTATTCCAGGGAGGGGGTGACCCCCGAAGTGGGGCTCAAGGGGTATCAggcctgtggggctgtgggcattTTAGGGACCCCTGAGGCTGAACTGCccctggggtttggggggtccctgcTAGGCTTGGGGAGGGGTTccccaagggctgggggggggtcccgggctgTGGGCACGCTGCGGCTGCCCTCTGCTGGTCCCAGCAGGGCTGGAGCCCATACGTTGGCCACATCCTGCCCATGCCAAGGATGCAAAGCCCCGGGCGAGGCTGgccctgggcaggcagggctcccagtgtccccagtatgTGTCCTGGGTGATGCCAGCCTCTCTGGGGTGCTCCACACTGGCGTGGAACAGCGTGTGGGGCTGAGGACGCCAAGCGGATGCCGTGTCCCATGTCCCCTCGCTCTCTAGGGGTGCCtgtctgctgcaggagaggggctgctgtccccgtccctgtccccgtctcccccttcctccaggTCTCATCTCGCACccaggaggacatggacctggtggccTCCTGCTGGGACCACCACGATGACGAAACCAAGACCCTAAAGGCTTTTGCCACCCACCACGAGCTTAAAACCAAAATCCAGGTCAGCATTTTCCCCTCTTGCCAGCTTGCTGGGACCAGCGGGTCACTGGAGcatcccctgccctgtccccatgatgtcccccaTGTGTGTCCCTCCCCGCAGTGGGGAACccccaggctctgccaccctcccagccgtgtccccagtgtttttgcaggtgcagaTCCTCAAGCTGCTCGTTCTCCAGGACAGAAAGTTTCCTGCAGGACATCCTCAGCTGCCTGGTACAGTCCCcagccccccatagccccccacccCGTGCAGAGCCACCATGGGGTGTCCAGCCCCTCAGGGCGATGGGGAGCGACGCTGTGGGTCCCCGGTGCTCCTTCTGCCCCCAGGGATGGAAACGCGTGGGGTGAAGGTAGCACCGAGAAGCCAAGAGAAGCCAAGAACCCCCCCTCCGATGACCCCctcacctcctgctgcccccccagctcTACCAGGCGggtgcctcctcttcctcaccccctTGTAGCTCGTCTgcaccccctccccgtgcccGACTGGCTGGCTCTGAGCTgggcatcacccccccccccccgcagcccaccctgcccagggcacagcttGGCAGGGGCAGAGCTAAGGGGGTTTGCCCCCTCgctgtgtgctggggctgctccccccaTTGCCTCCCCCAATTCCCAAAGCTCCTGCGCATCCCGCAGTGGGAGAAGCTGCTCTACGAGATGCTGGTGAAGGTGTTGCATGAGGGGCCCCCATGGCACGTACAACCCCTGCCCCTAAGAGGTCCTTTTTGGGCAGGACGCCCACCCAGCCGACCACCCCGGGTCGGGTGGGGTGCAGCTCCTGGCACGCAGGGTGACACGGCAGAGGGGGACACAACCACCAAGAACCCACAGCTTCCACAGCACCTCCCAGTCCCTCTTCTCTGGTGACAAACCTTTTCCAGGGGACATTTCCAACCAGAGCAGCCGCAGCAGCGAATAAACCGACTCCAGCACAGCCCGAGCAGCTCCCTCGGGTCCGGGGGCTGCTGCATCTTCTTGCACCCCCTTTGCTCCCCCCAAGCACCCCACTGCCCCGACCCAGACCATTACTCAATTCCATAGGTTGTGCATGCACATATAGGTGAAGCCACCACCTCCCTGTGGCTTTTTTGGCTGGAGGGACACGTTAAGTGACAACCCCAGCCCGCAGTTCGGCAGAAGATGCTCTTtactcaacccccccccccccccccagtagccAGGGCAGatctgggggtccctggggagggtgaaaggcagggaggcaggggcagTATGAGGGGGtaccgggggggggtgtctcttcCTTCACTACCACCCACTGAAGCGCCGGGTGTCCTTGCAGACGCCGAAGTCGCTGTTGGTGATGGAACCCACGATGGTTTTATCAGCGTCGCAGGTCAAGCCGCTCTCGCAGGGACACTTGTAGTAGATCCCATAGAGGCTCTGCGGGGAACCAAGGCACGGTGCAGCGCGGGGgacatgtccccatccccgttcccccccaggagcaggggaagaCGTACCTTTGGGGAGCACTCCTGGAACTCGGCTGCCTTGGGTGCACATCGGGCCAGGCTCAGGCCACTGTCCCGGTGGCAGCAGCCACTCTTGCACTGGGCGCTCTGCAGGCACAGCTCCCCGGTGTCCTGCAGGGCGTGAGCACCAGGTCCCTCTCTGTCCCCCCTTAATCCCCCCCTAGACGTGTGCCCAGGGGGCTTGGGTGGGTGTGGGACCCCCTTTTGGTTGCGTCTCAGCACCGTTGCCAACATGCCCAAGCTTCCCACCCTGCAGGATTTCCTCATTCTGGCCCAAAATACCACCCGCCGAAgtgctgatttctgcctggctcatGGGAACAGGGCTGAGACACTGCAGGGAAAAtgtgcccccctccccattcCCTGTGAGCCCCCCAGGGAGAGGGTCCCCACTGGGGCAGGCAGGCGAGAGCTTCAATCCCATCCAGTTTGGGGCTTCCCCGTCCCTTTGCACGGCTGCTTTGGTGGGCTCTGAGATCCCTCACGACCCCAGAAAACCCAGCACACCATCCCcgtctgcctcagtttccccagatGCATTAAGTTTTGCCCCCCCCGGGCTCTCCCACGTAGCTGCTGCCAGACCAAAGCACCCCCATGACCCTCTGACGCAGCACTCGGGGTGTCCCCTGGCTGCGGCCAGGATGGGGCTAGGTTGTCCCTCTCACCAAGTTGAAGATGAGCCCTCGATTgtgcggggcgggcagggccggggccaggagcagcagggccaggagcaggcaggggaccAGCGTGGTGGCCATGGTGGGCTCGCTCGTGCCTCCGCCACGGGGCCGGCGGGAGTTTTATAGCCGGTGTCTCCATCAGCTGATGTGGCTGCTCCTATCACACCCCAACTCGTGGCATTGGGGCAGCGCCGCGatgccctgcccagggcaggagaacAGCGATGCCCGCGCTGCCAGGAGGTGCCACGATGGAGACCTCTGTGATTGTCCTGTGCCGGAGATGTCGACCTGCTCTCTGGCAGTTCCTTTGGCCGATGTGAACGTGAAGTAACGGCACTCCTGCGTGTCCCCCGACGGGGATTTccactcctccctcctctccttcaccCTGGGTGCAGGGAGCCATGGAGCTGGGGGTCTCCAAGGTGTCCTCCTTGATGATGGGTCCCTGGACAAAGCAAAAGCTGGGACCATGGCAGGAACTCCCCTCCGTGGGAaagctcccaccccagcccttccATCGCTCAGATGTTACGATCGCCGACTCGAGAGAGCCCAAAGCACGGCAGGAGCGAGCCCACCCCTCTGCTAGCGTCCCCCCACCCTCGCTCGGCGCTCCAGAGCCCAccgatgtccccatcccatggGCCACCGTCGCACCCTGCCCTGCCAGATATTTGCTCAGGGTGTTTCAGCGCCCGGGGGATGCGGCTGATGAAAGACCAGCCCTGGGAACGGCACAGCCTTTCGCACCCGCGTTGGCTCGGCTGCTCTCGGCAATGATTAACACCCGGCCAGCCCTGGCCTTCGGTGGCCCCCGGGGGTGACGCTGAGGCTGGCACTGGCTGCTGGGTGGCCGTCACCCTGGCACGTGACATCTGgaccccagggcaggagctgagcCCTCTGCGGTCCCTCGGGATGCGGGGCAGATGTGGCTCCCGGAGAACGGTCCCGAGGTGGCCGCAAGTGCCCACAGCCCATCCCTGGGGTTGCCCACGCTCCTCTGGCAGCAGGACACGGGGACCAGGCAGGGACCTGGCCCTTCCCCAAGTGCTGGCTGATGCCCCGGGGTGTTCTGGCAGCAGGATGAGCCCTTTCCCTTCTCGCAGAGGGGCTGCGGGGACAGTCCCCTTGTTACCAAAGCGTACCCCTGAAATGTGATTAGTAACTAATGTCGAAAGGCCTTTTGTGTGTCCTCGGGAGCAATGAGGACTCTAGCCTTGAATTTATCAAGCGTGAGTTAATGAAAAGGACTCCTCACCAAGGGAGACGAGGATTGTAGCACTCTCGAGGAGGCACATGGAGCATAAGGACCTTGAGGACGGTGCTAATCTCCACGTTTTTGAGCAGTTTAGCCAATCTGGCAGGAAAGCGGAAATTCTTAGTGCCCTAAACTGATATATacctgaaatatatatatatatatatatataactgatATAAACTGAAATATACCTTTGTTATAATACTAAAAATCACACCCATAGGTCAAGAAGACCCTTTCCCAGGTGAAGACCCTTTCCCAGGTGAAGACCCTTCCCTTGAGCGTGCGCCGTAGCTGTAACTTGATGGTGTGACCGTGTGTAAATTACTGACCAACTAAATATAGGCAGGAGGCACTAATATTATAAGGACGttgtaaaatgtgtataaaaatcaCACGGAGAGttctgatggggggggggtggggggtgtgtgacaggaggagacacccccccacgCACCCGGCgctgtaaataaataaactaatgtCACCTTTCAAAACTCCAAACCTGGTTTGGAGAGTGACGGTTTTGTTAGGGATTTGGGTAACAgcccccctgcctgcagccccagccagccccggAGCCGAGAGGGGGGAGGTCCAgggacccacagccccccaccccaaTGATGGAGCACCCCATGAACCACCCCCATTGGGgaagaccctggtgacaccggctgggagggcagaggggagcGGCCAAGGGGGCACAACATTTGGGACGCAACCTGGGGTGCCCAGAACAGCCCGGGGGGATCCTGGGGGTCACGGCACATCCCAGGGCACACGCTGTGGGGCAAGACACACCCCGGGGAGCATCCCAACATGCGTCCTGGGGTATGGGCCCATCCTGGGACACATCCAGGGGTGCCCAGCACATCCCAGGGCGCAGGGCACAGGCACAGAGCACATCCCAGGGCACACAGTGACACACAAAGTGCATCCCAAGGGAACAGGAGGGCACAGGGTGCGTCCTGgagcacagcccagggcaggtCCTGGGCACAGTGGGGGCACGGGGCTCATCCCACAGGCACTGGGAGCATCCCAGGGTGCATGATGGAGGCACAAGGCACATCCCAAGGGATCATCCCAGGGATACGGGGTGCATGCTAGGGACACATCCCAGGGGCACATCCTTGAGGCACAGAGTGCATCCCGGGGGCATGGGACTCATCCCAAGGACACAGGGCACATCCCAAGGACACAGGGCGCATCCTGGGGACAGACGGCTCTTCCCGGGAGCACGGGGCTCGTCCCAGGGGTGCGTCCTTGGGGCACAGAGCACATCCCGGGAGTACGGGGCTCATCCCAGGGGTACatcctggggacacagggcacACCCTAGGGGCGCATCCCGGGGGTGCAGGACACATCCCAGGGGCTCATCCCAGAGACATATCCCGGGGACACAGGGGCACATCCTGGAGACAGAGGGCTCATCCCGGCGCCCCATCCCGGGGACACAGGGCTTATCCTGGGGTCCCATTTCGGAGGTGCAGGGCGCATCCCGGGGACACAGGGCGCATCCCGGGGACACAGGGGCACATCCTGGGGACACACGGCTCATCCCGGCACCCCATCCCGGGGACACAGGGCGCATCCCGGGGACACAGGGCGCATCCCGGCACCCCATCCCGGGGACACAGGGCTCATCCCGGGGACACAGGGCGCATCCCGGCACCCCATCCCGGGGACACAGGGCTCATCCCGGGGACACAGGGCGCATCCCCGCAGCACATCCCCAGCCGCgccgcccggctccccccgcgcCCACCCcggctcggggcgggggaggTCTCGCCGGTGCCTCCCGGGTCCTCCCCGGGCTCGGTAGGTGTGTGAGGGGGGTCGCgccagccccacacccccccctgggcggtcccgccgccgccgccggagcctcccgccgccgccgttcTCCGCCGGGgcggggcagcgccgggcgcCCCGGGGATCGGTGACGGTgacggtggcggtggcggtggcggtggcggtgtcCCCGCCATGACCAAGCTGCTGCCGGCGCAGGAGGCTGCCCGGATCTACCACACCAACTATGTGCGGAACGCGAGGGCCATGGGGGTGCTCTGGGCCCTCTTCACCCTCTGCTTCTCCATCCTGATGGTGGTGACCTTCATCCAGCCCTACTGGATCGGCGACAGCATCGACACGCCGCAGGCCGGCTACTTCGGCCTCTTCTCCTACTGCATCGGCAACGCGCTCACCGGCGAGCTCATCTGCAAGGGCAGCCCCCTCGACTTCGGCACCATCCCCTCCAGCGCCTTCAAAACCGCCATGTTCTTCGTAGGCATCTCCACCTTCCTCATCATCGGCTCCATCCTCTGCTTCAGCCTCTTCTTCTTCTGCAACGCGGCCACCGTCTATAAAGTCTGCGCCTGGATGCAGCTGGCGGCgggtgagcggggctgggggcgactcgtgggggggccgggggctgctggtGGTCCGGTCGGAATTGCTTTTCCCTCTCTGTCCCCGCCTCGACTCTGCCAAGGGGGGAGGGTGGCCAGAAAAGGGACACCAGCGTCACCTCCGTGCCCCATTTGCTTCCCCGCACTGGTTACCAGCGGGGAATTTGCAGTGAGTAAAGCCTGTCAGAGCAGCTGAGACCCGTCAGACTCATTGCACGTGGGCGATGCTCCCCTCCGTGCGCTGCTGCAAAACCACGCAGCCACAACGTCCCGGACATGACCCGTCCCCACTTACCTGGGGGGCCTTTTCCTCCAGCCATCGCCCAACGCCGTcgctcctgctctgccccacggTTGCGGCTTCGGAGCATCGGTCTGAGAGCACCAAAGGCTGCAGGCCCGGGGCACAGGGCTCCCTGCCACGTTAGGGATCCTGCGGGAATTAAGCAGGGAGATAGTGACAACGTTTGCTGGGTTATTTGGTGCCTGCAATACCCTCTGCAGCAACCGGTACCTCCCTGAGCTCGTGGGAAGACGTACGagggagggggagcaggaggaggggactGACGGTAGGATTTGCTGCCCATCACCCACATTTCCCTATTTTTCCGCTCATCCTCGCATCCCTCTGCTCATCCCTGTGGATCTCCAGCctttccccatccatccatccatccatccatccatccatccatccctccctccccccggtGCAGCGAGACACCCGAGATACCGGTAACCCAGCTCCTGCCTTCGCTGCCCCGGCTGAAACCCAACCCGGCCCTTGGCCGCTCCTGAATCATTCATGCCGGGACCGGCCGCAGCCCCCGCCGTCCCCAGGTACCCCCACGGCAGGGACACCCCGGCTGAGACCCCGTGGGAGGGTGGCATCAGGGCTGCTCCAGTTCCCGGCTAAAGAAGCCAGCTCAAGCGAAGATTTAGATAAGAGGCTTGGGGCGGCTCAGCCTCCCCGGGAGCCGGAGCGGGGAAAGGCTTTGCTCTTGTATTTGGGGCTTTTATGGACGTTTTTTGCGCTGGCTGGGGAGAGGAACCCGACGTAGGTGGCTGTGGTCAGGCGGACAAGCCCAAATCATCCCCAGGAGCCCGGTTTCTCCACCGCAGATGGGCTCTCCGGAGCTTTCGAGCTGCCACCGGGCAATGCAGGTGCTGCTGCGTTTCTGGGAGTTATTATAAAAAATGGGACAGGCGACGAGAGGATGCGTTTTCTGGCCTTTGCTCCGCCCCAGGGGGCACTTTCACAGGAGAAGCTCTTTCTTTCCAGCTTCCCCCCTTTCTCTGTGCCCTTCCTCTCATTAGCTACAGGGAAGAGTaattaaataaaaggagaaagcagCTGCTTCTCAACGAAGGGAAATGCTCTCTGCAGATCTAGGAAACTGCTCACTGGCCTTGCCCCTCTCTTCTTCTCAAGCCAAGGAGAAAAAGCCCTGGCAAAGGGTGAGGGAACCACCCCAAAAAGTGTTTCGTGGTTTACCGAGCACCCAGGGATGGAGAAAAGGCaccggtgtggggcagggagcaccCCGCTGCTGCAGGAGGATGTGGATGTCCCTAAAGGACAGGGACAAACAACCGCTGGTCCCGAGCTGCCACCGTGGGGTTGTTTCTGGCACGAGGAGCCCTCAAACCGGCACCAAAACACACAGAGGACCAGTTACTCCCACGCTCCACAGCAAGATAACAGCGGGGGATGCGAAGAGCCTCCATTAATCACACCCCGAAGCCTTGCAGATGAGCTCGGCTCTTCTCCCTCCAGACCCTGGTCCTTCTTCTCGTCGAGCAAATACAACGATTTCTCGAAgtatataggggaaaaaaaaaaaaaaaaaaagcacttttgagATTTTGGGACCTGAGCCGCTCGGCAGAAGATGACGGCCCTTCAGCAGCTCGCTCTGGGTTTGTTGGGACTCCCACGGCAAAGCCACAAAGGTGACAGACCGAGGGCCCCGTGGCCGGGCTGTAGTGGCCACCGAGGCTGTGTGTGGCCTGGGGTCGAGCATCCGGAGCGGCCATGGGAGGAGCCGGTGGCTCACGGCCGGGCTGGAACCCCCGCAGCTGAACAAGCAGAATTAATCTGCCTGCAAAGCCGCCGCTGACGGCTCACCAAACCGCAAGGTGAAATCCAGCCGTatgtggggcagcagcaggattCTCCACCTCGTACGGACTAAACCCATCCCCGTTTTGTTTGGAGAGAATATTTCTTGGGAGCGGAGCAGCCAGGGATGCGTGCGGAGGCAGGAGAGGTGTTGCCTGGGCAACGCTGGgatgggagatgctgctgcagcgTGTCCTTGGCGGGGAGCAGCGGCCGTATCCTGCTCCTCACGGGATGCAGCAGCGTCAGTGAAGCAGAGCCCGTGCATGGTGGGCAACCACGGGGCACCTTTAAGCCTGGTTAGTGAGTCCCAACTGGGACCAGGCTAGGAGAGGTGGGCCTGTCCCAACCTCATGAacttcaaccaggccaagtgcagggtcctgcacgtgggtcagggcaaccccaagaacaaatccaggctggagagcagccctgaggagaaggacttgggggtgttggtgggtgagaagctccacacgccgcagcaacgtgcgctggagcccagaaaccccctgcgccctgggctgcatccccagcagcgtggccagcagggcgaggggggggattctgcccctctgctccgctctggggagatccccccccagtgctgcctccagctctggggccaccaacagcagaaggacatggacctgtt
This portion of the Numenius arquata chromosome 24, bNumArq3.hap1.1, whole genome shotgun sequence genome encodes:
- the CLPS gene encoding colipase, whose product is MCLLESATILVSLGTSEPTMATTLVPCLLLALLLLAPALPAPHNRGLIFNLDTGELCLQSAQCKSGCCHRDSGLSLARCAPKAAEFQECSPKSLYGIYYKCPCESGLTCDADKTIVGSITNSDFGVCKDTRRFSGW
- the LHFPL5 gene encoding LHFPL tetraspan subfamily member 5 protein: MTKLLPAQEAARIYHTNYVRNARAMGVLWALFTLCFSILMVVTFIQPYWIGDSIDTPQAGYFGLFSYCIGNALTGELICKGSPLDFGTIPSSAFKTAMFFVGISTFLIIGSILCFSLFFFCNAATVYKVCAWMQLAAATGLMIGCLIYPDGWDSSEVKRMCGDKTDKYTLGACTVRWAYILCIIGILDALILSFLAFVLGNRQDNLLPSDFKVENKEQHATVTHATSLRLVLEIKTQVLTSKGNSIDGPQAQKDRTYRGNI